A stretch of the Lactuca sativa cultivar Salinas chromosome 9, Lsat_Salinas_v11, whole genome shotgun sequence genome encodes the following:
- the LOC111918025 gene encoding probable membrane-associated kinase regulator 2 — protein sequence MDVFSMLKFWRYAGGGDPDSASSFDDEESFFDLVFTNPGDENDNECDASPDVNLFGGDSKSSFRFSYPDEVYSRNNRKILPLGSPKSPLRALIPGFQNTKSRLDKETFEIEEVKIGSLLKRDNSLRHKLQTEKLLDSDQVPSKRFSKDVVNKYLNLIKPSYVKVSKRNNEKSRLQEKSITPSSSPASSVFSPRKDEKRGGGGRGAVFREVRKHLGKSRSASAILQTPATKSDDSALEQQDSIRNAILHCKRSYNSPSKDCCVLSRSGSAPSNNELRISIDEENRSSI from the exons ATGGACGTTTTCAGCATGCTCAAGTTCTGGAGGTACGCCGGAGGTGGAGATCCTGATTCTGCTTCCTCTTTCGACGATGAAGAGTCGTTCTTCGATTTGGTGTTTACTAATCCAGGTGATGAAAACGACAATGAATGTGACGCGTCTCCTGATGTCAACCTCTTTGGTGGTGATTCCAAATCGAGTTTCAGATTTTCGTATCCTGATGAGGTTTATTCGAGGAATAATCGGAAGATTTTGCCTCTCGGTTCACCGAAATCTCCTCTTCGAGCGTTGATTCCAGGGTTTCAGAATACCAAATCGAGATTAGATAAGGAAACTTTCGAAATTGAAGAAGTTAAGATCGGATCATTGCTTAAGAGAGATAACAGTCTGAGACATAAATTGCAAACGGAGAAGCTTCTGGATAGTGATCAGGTTCCATCTAAGCGTTTCTCCAAGGACGTTGTGAACAAGTATCTGAATCTGATTAAGCCTTCATACGTAAAAGTTTCAAAGAGGAATAACGAGAAATCGAGGTTACAGGAGAAATCCATCACGCCGTCGTCTTCTCCGGCTTCATCCGTGTTCTCACCGAGAAAGGATGAGAAAAGAGGCGGTGGTGGTCGTGGTGCCGTGTTCAGAGAAGTTCGTAAGCATTTAGGAAAGAGCCGTTCGGCGTCAGCAATCCTACAAACGCCGGCGACGAAGAGCGATGATTCAGCGTTGGAACAACAGGACAGTATCCGAAACGCGATTCTCCATTGCAAGAGATCATACAATTCACCTTCAAAAG ATTGTTGTGTGCTTTCGAGATCTGGAAGTGCTCCATCAAACAACGAGCTACGAATTTCCATTGATGAGGAAAACAGAAGCAGCATTTGA